The following proteins are co-located in the Polymorphospora rubra genome:
- a CDS encoding DUF2231 domain-containing protein, which produces MESRLKVLGHPVHPMLVTLPVGLFVTAVIFDVIDVAGGPAILGEVAYWNISVGLIGGILAAGAGAVDLRAIPRNTRAKRIGVMHALVNTAMILLFAGVWVVRTAAYQRGAGGGLLAIEIVAVAGTGLAAWLGGELVDRLGVGVDREADLNAPNSLSATRLGRAGDDR; this is translated from the coding sequence ATGGAGAGCCGTCTCAAGGTGCTGGGCCATCCGGTCCATCCCATGCTGGTGACGCTGCCGGTCGGGCTGTTCGTCACCGCCGTGATCTTCGACGTCATCGACGTCGCCGGCGGACCGGCGATCCTCGGCGAGGTCGCGTACTGGAACATCAGCGTCGGCCTGATCGGCGGCATCCTCGCCGCCGGCGCCGGGGCGGTCGACCTGCGGGCCATCCCGCGCAACACCCGGGCCAAACGGATCGGGGTCATGCACGCCCTGGTCAACACGGCGATGATCCTGCTGTTCGCCGGCGTCTGGGTGGTCCGGACGGCCGCCTACCAGCGGGGCGCCGGCGGTGGACTGCTGGCCATCGAGATCGTGGCCGTGGCCGGCACCGGGCTGGCCGCGTGGCTGGGCGGCGAACTCGTCGACCGGCTCGGCGTCGGCGTCGACCGGGAGGCCGACCTGAACGCCCCGAACTCGCTGTCCGCCACCCGGCTCGGCCGCGCCGGAGACGACCGGTGA
- a CDS encoding bifunctional metallophosphatase/5'-nucleotidase: MRKSPLRAFGAATGAALLAMGAMATPASAAPATTEIQILGFNDFHGRLEAAGTPPVGGAAQLAGMINSKRAENPNTLVVSAGDNIGASPFISAVQQDKPTLEFLNMIDLDVSAVGNHEFDRGFDDLTGRVDDLADFPYLGANVYKGGSPALDESFVTTVDGVKVGFVGVVTEETPSLVRADGIVGLEFKDPTAEANRVAAELKADGADLVVLLAHEGSQSTDCTAVANTSTDFGKIVTGASANIDAIFSGHTHAEYDCTYPVAGLGFERPVLQTGSYGAALGKLSVTLTDGEVTAIEAENEAVSGFTPDPDVAALVAKAKAEADVVGSVKVGEITADITRAKNADGSENRGAESTLGNFIADVQFEQTKAEGRGGAQLALMNPGGLRDDLLKGDDGVVTYADLAAVQPFANDLVTVTLTGAQIKAALEQQWQPAGSSRPYLHLGVSKGFSYVFDPDAAAGSRIVRMTLNGTAIDAAGTYRVTINSFLASGGDNFGALGEGTNRTTTGDNDLTMLVAYVEANSPITADTAKRAIHVDDAPPGGGGGGDDPGLPVTGAATTGVVAVGLLLLLGGVVAAYFARRRRVVLTTPED; this comes from the coding sequence ATGCGCAAGTCACCCCTGCGCGCGTTCGGCGCGGCGACCGGCGCCGCGCTGCTCGCCATGGGTGCGATGGCGACACCCGCGAGTGCCGCCCCGGCCACGACCGAGATCCAGATTCTCGGCTTCAACGACTTCCACGGCCGCCTGGAGGCCGCCGGCACCCCGCCCGTCGGCGGTGCCGCCCAGCTTGCCGGCATGATCAATTCGAAGCGTGCGGAGAACCCGAACACCCTCGTGGTCTCCGCCGGCGACAACATCGGCGCCTCGCCGTTCATCTCCGCCGTGCAGCAGGACAAGCCGACGCTCGAGTTCCTCAACATGATCGACCTCGACGTGTCGGCGGTCGGCAACCACGAGTTCGACCGGGGCTTCGACGACCTCACCGGGCGGGTCGACGACCTGGCCGACTTCCCGTACCTCGGCGCGAACGTCTACAAGGGCGGCTCGCCGGCCCTCGACGAGTCGTTCGTCACGACGGTCGACGGCGTCAAGGTCGGCTTCGTCGGTGTGGTGACCGAGGAGACTCCTTCGCTTGTCCGAGCTGACGGGATCGTCGGTTTGGAGTTCAAGGACCCGACGGCCGAGGCCAACCGAGTCGCTGCCGAACTCAAGGCCGACGGCGCCGACCTCGTGGTGCTGCTTGCCCACGAGGGCTCGCAGTCGACCGACTGCACGGCAGTGGCGAACACCTCGACCGACTTTGGCAAGATCGTTACCGGGGCGAGCGCGAACATCGACGCGATCTTCTCGGGGCACACCCACGCGGAGTACGACTGCACCTACCCGGTCGCCGGGCTCGGATTCGAGCGGCCCGTTCTGCAAACTGGCTCGTACGGTGCGGCACTCGGCAAGCTGAGCGTCACCCTCACCGACGGCGAGGTCACCGCGATCGAGGCCGAGAACGAGGCAGTGAGCGGCTTCACCCCGGACCCGGACGTCGCCGCGCTGGTGGCCAAGGCCAAGGCCGAGGCCGACGTGGTCGGTTCGGTCAAGGTCGGCGAGATCACCGCCGACATCACCCGGGCCAAGAACGCTGACGGCTCGGAGAACCGCGGTGCCGAGTCGACCCTCGGCAACTTCATCGCCGACGTGCAGTTCGAGCAGACCAAGGCCGAAGGCCGTGGTGGCGCCCAGCTCGCCCTCATGAACCCGGGCGGCCTGCGGGACGACCTGCTCAAGGGCGACGACGGCGTGGTCACGTACGCCGACCTGGCGGCCGTCCAGCCGTTCGCCAACGACCTGGTGACGGTGACCCTGACCGGCGCGCAGATCAAGGCGGCGCTGGAGCAGCAGTGGCAGCCGGCCGGCTCGAGCCGTCCCTACCTGCATCTCGGCGTCTCGAAGGGCTTCAGCTACGTCTTCGACCCGGACGCCGCCGCCGGCAGCCGGATCGTCCGGATGACGCTCAACGGCACCGCCATCGACGCGGCCGGCACCTACCGGGTGACGATCAACTCGTTCCTGGCGTCGGGCGGCGACAACTTCGGCGCGCTGGGCGAGGGCACCAACCGGACCACCACCGGTGACAACGACCTGACCATGCTGGTCGCCTACGTCGAGGCGAACAGCCCGATCACCGCCGACACCGCCAAGCGCGCCATCCACGTCGACGACGCGCCGCCCGGCGGCGGTGGCGGCGGCGACGACCCGGGCCTGCCGGTCACCGGTGCCGCCACCACCGGGGTCGTGGCCGTCGGCCTGCTCCTGCTGCTCGGCGGCGTCGTCGCGGCGTACTTCGCCCGGCGTCGGCGGGTCGTGCTCACCACCCCTGAGGACTGA
- a CDS encoding Hsp20/alpha crystallin family protein, translating into MLKARPEWGWNPVEDLRTLRTGLNRMLAALTGGRVGGADVETTPTDGGYTVVVRLPGVAPEEVAVELDDRELCVRARTPDEVDADNGIPDGGGSIRAFEHRVDLPADVDLSRVDAVMDHGLLTVTLPRGTRVLRRTIVVGRRQYDPERPAGARPEPSPARTPPPAPKSPPGPITIPDPVADREMHRPDVSFPTAGEQLGW; encoded by the coding sequence ATGTTGAAGGCGCGCCCGGAGTGGGGCTGGAATCCGGTCGAGGACCTGCGGACGCTGCGGACCGGCCTGAACCGGATGCTCGCGGCGCTGACCGGCGGCCGGGTCGGTGGCGCCGACGTGGAGACGACCCCGACCGACGGCGGCTACACCGTGGTCGTACGGCTGCCCGGCGTCGCGCCCGAAGAGGTCGCCGTCGAACTCGACGACCGGGAACTCTGCGTACGGGCCAGGACGCCGGACGAGGTCGACGCCGACAACGGCATCCCGGACGGCGGCGGCTCCATCCGGGCCTTCGAGCACCGGGTCGATCTGCCCGCCGACGTGGACCTGTCCCGGGTCGACGCCGTCATGGACCACGGTCTGCTCACCGTGACGCTGCCCCGGGGCACCCGGGTACTGCGCCGGACGATCGTCGTCGGCCGCCGCCAGTACGATCCGGAGCGGCCCGCCGGCGCGCGACCCGAGCCGTCGCCGGCGCGTACGCCGCCCCCCGCACCGAAGTCCCCGCCCGGGCCGATCACGATCCCCGACCCGGTCGCCGACCGGGAGATGCACCGGCCGGACGTGTCGTTCCCGACCGCCGGCGAGCAGCTCGGCTGGTGA